The following are from one region of the Phycisphaerales bacterium genome:
- a CDS encoding carboxypeptidase-like regulatory domain-containing protein, giving the protein MTMRARVLLLSLLALTAIVLPGCQTPRLEGVVIPGPLGVVAVIDRDDTRLDQVGIPDAHVRVSLTGNGRTLVDTTTDEEGRFSVPTSGDQMARGTVRVIVEADGYARIDKTVPLRSFYRSLYITMVQRSDATRSDTASPDADSETSG; this is encoded by the coding sequence ATGACAATGCGAGCCCGCGTGCTGCTGCTGAGCCTTCTGGCATTGACCGCCATCGTGCTGCCTGGATGCCAGACCCCCCGGCTGGAGGGCGTGGTGATTCCCGGGCCCTTGGGCGTGGTGGCCGTCATCGACCGCGACGACACGCGGCTGGACCAGGTTGGCATTCCCGATGCCCACGTACGCGTCAGCCTGACGGGCAACGGACGGACGCTGGTGGACACCACCACCGACGAGGAGGGACGCTTCAGCGTGCCCACCAGCGGTGACCAGATGGCGCGCGGCACCGTCCGGGTGATCGTCGAGGCCGACGGCTACGCCCGCATCGATAAGACCGTGCCGCTGCGCAGCTTCTATCGCTCGCTGTACATCACGATGGTCCAGCGTTCGGACGCGACGCGCTCGGACACGGCGTCGCCCGATGCCGACTCGGAGACGTCCGGCTGA
- a CDS encoding DUF58 domain-containing protein, producing MAYVIVTAFVLLGAINSQNNLLFWALGLAIGGLLASGFVSGASLMGVAIEREPVPEAQVGRPFQLRYRVRNRNRLMPAYALLVEELPPKGVSRSDGVLVGRPVASIGRVPPRRTVRCETSALVERRGPFELSRVRVSTTFPFGVARKSVTFDLTQPALATPAVHRLRSDVVETILEPAHDGTEAIASPGAGEDFFGVREYRVGDRVRDVSWRLSARSDTLVVMQRSARAPRRLVLHLDLEPELAKRRDPRAEQLLSLAASLIVEAGRRAIAVRLSIPSVGMSSGSVTTPAGRAGLLRRLGSYGFSASEPRGGAKPTARFGSVVLTLTRGPAGGGVHTLSGEDLPRLRAEPDKEPNRTG from the coding sequence GTGGCCTACGTCATCGTGACGGCGTTCGTGCTGCTGGGGGCGATCAACAGCCAGAACAATCTTCTGTTCTGGGCGCTGGGGCTGGCGATCGGGGGCTTGCTCGCCTCGGGCTTCGTCAGCGGCGCCTCGCTGATGGGCGTGGCCATCGAGCGTGAGCCGGTGCCCGAAGCACAGGTCGGCCGGCCGTTCCAACTTCGATACCGCGTGCGCAACCGCAATCGATTGATGCCCGCCTACGCGCTGCTGGTAGAAGAGCTTCCTCCCAAGGGTGTCTCTCGCAGCGACGGCGTGCTGGTGGGCCGACCCGTGGCCAGCATCGGGCGGGTGCCGCCGCGGCGCACGGTTCGCTGCGAGACGAGCGCGCTCGTGGAGCGACGCGGACCGTTCGAACTGTCACGCGTGCGGGTCAGCACCACCTTTCCCTTCGGCGTGGCGCGAAAGAGCGTGACGTTTGACCTGACCCAGCCCGCCCTGGCCACGCCGGCGGTGCATCGCCTGCGCAGCGACGTGGTCGAGACGATCCTGGAACCGGCCCACGACGGCACCGAAGCGATCGCCAGCCCGGGGGCGGGCGAGGACTTCTTCGGCGTGCGCGAGTACCGCGTGGGCGACCGCGTGCGCGACGTGAGTTGGCGGCTTTCGGCCCGCAGCGACACGCTGGTCGTGATGCAGCGATCGGCGCGGGCGCCGCGGCGACTCGTGCTACACCTGGACCTGGAGCCCGAACTGGCCAAGCGGCGGGATCCGCGCGCGGAACAACTGCTGAGCCTGGCCGCTTCGCTCATCGTCGAGGCGGGCCGGCGGGCGATCGCGGTCCGGCTGAGCATCCCCAGCGTGGGGATGTCCAGCGGCTCGGTCACCACGCCCGCGGGTCGGGCCGGGCTGCTGCGGCGACTGGGTTCCTACGGGTTTTCGGCCAGCGAGCCGCGCGGCGGGGCGAAGCCGACGGCCCGCTTTGGGTCGGTGGTGCTTACGCTGACGCGGGGTCCGGCCGGCGGGGGCGTGCACACGCTGAGCGGCGAAGACCTGCCCCGCTTGCGGGCCGAACCGGACAAGGAACCCAACCGAACAGGCTGA
- a CDS encoding DUF3488 and transglutaminase-like domain-containing protein — protein sequence MTLERSLRLALIWTALLAIGIYAIAAESLMVAILGMPSAWLCWWAAHQPWASSVPRLMINAVLLIVVALGLGLASLDGQFNVERIAEMLASLLVIKLFDRRTARDAAEVLALSVFLVFGAILTSLKLSVGVTLLVFCPLLVWAALVQQVVATEERVESYQESIGVSRRRARTGGAMARGLRRMTGVLTISASLIAAAVFVLVPRGLAPSFLGDLGGERGSVTGYTETVELGRAGLISESQEKVLDMRVTDRSGGNMGGAGRVYYLRGAVLDRYDDGRWTRARRQRDGYQRMETGPELSLPTGAVQSRAVIRQEISLREPPGRGSVLFAIQEPFLWEFAEPLEFVLHREHGTLRLEDTAKSQSYTVLSGLPGSRSLGGAPPAAMDAERLVDFDSARVRELTQRILVEAGQVGDRMPRSPTEIASATRAIRDYLSTFTYTLDILRAQGDPIEWFLFDRQEGHCEYFASAMVAMCRSVGINARMVTGYVAVEYNEATAQYTVRESNAHAWVEVEHAPGQWRRHDPTPPADLERVHAPDTSLASMARRWVDALEFFWVDSVVSFDRGSQRRVLGAEESEKEPQIAVLESIASFLERARASGTVGIIQAVLAGMLAFTGVLVITILAQSFFRSLGIGGGRGPRVRILGGTRDVGEYLLRTLEKAGHPKPGWKPLLAHVQGMPVGAEGAGFSDVVQRLYEARFGGRPLSPQEAQNLKRDIAEASQALAERSRASGSG from the coding sequence ATGACCCTCGAGCGTTCCCTGCGACTGGCGTTGATCTGGACGGCCCTGCTGGCCATCGGGATCTATGCCATCGCGGCCGAATCTTTGATGGTCGCGATCTTGGGCATGCCCAGCGCCTGGCTGTGCTGGTGGGCGGCGCACCAGCCATGGGCGTCGAGCGTGCCACGGTTGATGATCAACGCGGTTCTGCTGATCGTCGTTGCGTTGGGCCTGGGGCTGGCGTCGCTGGACGGGCAGTTCAACGTGGAGCGCATTGCGGAGATGCTCGCATCGCTGCTGGTGATCAAGCTGTTCGACCGGCGAACGGCCCGCGACGCGGCCGAGGTACTGGCGCTCTCGGTCTTTCTGGTGTTCGGGGCGATCCTGACCAGCCTGAAGCTGAGCGTGGGCGTGACGCTGCTGGTGTTCTGCCCGTTGCTGGTGTGGGCCGCGCTGGTGCAGCAGGTCGTCGCCACCGAGGAACGCGTCGAGTCGTACCAGGAGTCGATCGGCGTGAGCCGGCGGCGTGCGCGCACGGGCGGCGCGATGGCCCGGGGCCTGCGGCGCATGACCGGTGTCCTGACTATTTCGGCATCGCTCATCGCGGCGGCGGTATTCGTGCTGGTTCCCCGTGGCCTGGCGCCCAGCTTCCTGGGCGACCTGGGCGGCGAGCGCGGCTCGGTCACGGGGTATACCGAGACGGTGGAACTCGGCCGGGCCGGGCTGATCTCCGAAAGCCAGGAGAAGGTCCTGGACATGCGGGTTACCGATCGCAGCGGCGGCAACATGGGTGGCGCCGGGCGAGTGTACTACCTGCGTGGCGCGGTGCTTGATCGGTACGACGACGGCCGCTGGACCCGGGCCCGCCGCCAGCGCGACGGCTACCAGCGGATGGAGACCGGCCCGGAACTGTCGCTTCCGACCGGTGCGGTCCAGTCTCGTGCGGTGATCCGCCAGGAGATCTCGCTGCGCGAGCCACCGGGCCGCGGATCGGTGCTGTTTGCGATCCAGGAACCGTTCCTCTGGGAGTTCGCCGAGCCGCTTGAGTTCGTGCTGCACCGTGAGCACGGCACGCTTCGCCTGGAGGACACGGCCAAGTCGCAGAGCTACACGGTGCTGTCGGGCCTGCCCGGGTCGCGGTCGTTGGGCGGCGCCCCGCCGGCGGCGATGGACGCCGAGCGATTGGTGGACTTCGACTCCGCCCGCGTGCGCGAGTTGACCCAGCGCATCCTCGTTGAAGCGGGTCAGGTTGGCGATCGCATGCCTCGCAGCCCGACCGAGATTGCCAGTGCGACGCGCGCAATCCGCGACTACTTGTCGACGTTCACGTACACGCTGGACATCCTGCGTGCCCAGGGCGATCCGATCGAGTGGTTCTTGTTCGACAGGCAGGAGGGCCACTGTGAGTACTTCGCCTCGGCGATGGTGGCGATGTGCCGCAGCGTGGGCATCAACGCCCGCATGGTCACTGGCTACGTGGCTGTGGAGTACAACGAGGCGACGGCGCAGTACACGGTTCGCGAAAGCAACGCCCACGCCTGGGTGGAGGTCGAGCACGCACCCGGGCAGTGGCGCCGGCACGATCCCACGCCGCCGGCCGATCTGGAGCGCGTGCACGCACCCGACACGAGCCTGGCGTCGATGGCGCGGCGCTGGGTCGACGCGCTGGAGTTCTTCTGGGTCGATTCGGTCGTGAGCTTCGATCGCGGCTCGCAGCGACGCGTGCTCGGAGCCGAGGAATCGGAGAAGGAGCCGCAGATCGCGGTGCTGGAGTCCATCGCTAGCTTCCTGGAGCGTGCCCGGGCCTCGGGCACGGTGGGCATCATCCAGGCCGTTCTGGCCGGCATGCTGGCCTTTACCGGCGTGCTGGTGATCACCATTTTGGCTCAGTCGTTCTTCCGGAGCTTGGGCATCGGGGGCGGGCGGGGGCCGAGGGTCCGCATCCTCGGCGGCACGCGCGACGTGGGCGAGTACCTGCTTCGAACGCTGGAGAAGGCGGGCCATCCCAAGCCGGGGTGGAAGCCGCTGCTGGCCCATGTTCAAGGAATGCCCGTTGGCGCCGAGGGCGCAGGCTTTTCGGACGTGGTGCAGCGGCTGTACGAGGCGCGGTTTGGTGGTCGTCCGCTGAGCCCCCAGGAGGCCCAGAACCTGAAGCGGGACATCGCCGAGGCCAGCCAGGCACTGGCCGAGCGATCTCGAGCGTCCGGCTCGGGCTGA
- a CDS encoding flagellar brake protein, whose protein sequence is MNTNRSRTERWRECLSQIRDRGGSLEVSVDVGDASAVGMANLVWRVRLLGIDDERLVLEQPVALGQTMRLEPGLNIIVAMSIGQNRWMFRTRSIEPSAGDMRGLLHVAAPTLVERCQRRDFFRATTAGFNLPLVQGWRLVDPETAVAAEVASRIPFEDGTAAGSGRRGLEAPVSLMPEVAGAFQGQLVNVGGGGAGLMVPPASRPSFDSSGRYWLRLDLGSDMPGPLAVTARCVHQHLDSSQNLHLGFAFDFSLHAEHRDFIVRQITGYVERATGMQRSRQAG, encoded by the coding sequence ATGAACACGAACCGATCCCGCACCGAGCGTTGGCGCGAGTGCCTGAGCCAGATCCGCGATCGCGGTGGATCGCTCGAGGTCAGCGTGGACGTGGGCGACGCGTCCGCGGTGGGCATGGCCAACCTCGTCTGGCGTGTCCGGCTGCTGGGCATCGACGACGAGCGGCTCGTGCTCGAGCAGCCGGTGGCCCTGGGGCAGACCATGCGCCTGGAGCCCGGCCTGAACATCATCGTGGCCATGTCGATCGGGCAGAACCGGTGGATGTTCCGCACGCGATCGATCGAACCTTCGGCGGGCGATATGCGCGGCCTGCTGCACGTGGCGGCGCCGACACTGGTCGAGCGATGCCAGCGTCGAGACTTCTTCCGGGCCACGACCGCGGGCTTCAACCTGCCGCTGGTCCAGGGCTGGCGTCTGGTCGATCCCGAGACGGCGGTGGCGGCCGAGGTGGCCAGCCGCATTCCCTTCGAAGACGGCACCGCTGCCGGGTCGGGCCGGCGCGGGCTGGAGGCGCCGGTGTCGCTCATGCCCGAGGTGGCCGGCGCCTTCCAGGGCCAACTCGTGAACGTGGGCGGTGGCGGCGCCGGGCTGATGGTGCCGCCTGCCTCGCGACCGAGCTTCGACTCGAGTGGCCGGTACTGGTTGAGGCTCGATCTTGGGAGCGACATGCCCGGGCCGCTGGCCGTCACGGCACGCTGCGTGCACCAGCACCTGGACAGCTCGCAGAACCTGCACCTGGGCTTCGCGTTCGATTTCTCGCTGCACGCCGAGCATCGCGACTTCATCGTTCGGCAGATTACCGGGTACGTCGAGCGTGCCACGGGCATGCAGCGGTCTCGCCAGGCGGGCTGA